The Humulus lupulus chromosome 3, drHumLupu1.1, whole genome shotgun sequence genome window below encodes:
- the LOC133821294 gene encoding uncharacterized protein LOC133821294: MILIDSPEVIETALDQSITNSPIASQQKVDTCRKSTRLQNTSTIFQVEFEATPQDHNANEELEMITKKNRGRTILANLTRMNGELIKINWNMNGQPIGDNSIQFASFVGTLVREIVPYTLSDWRKMTPIMRDVSLGIYSGMEVCHGGWAELIPEAYQINFTQCHSFASHGAKLFLGLIAGMT, encoded by the exons ATGATTCTAATTGACTCACCTGAAGTGATAGAGACAGCTCTTGACCAAAGTATAACTAACTCTCCTATTGCAAGTCAACAGAAGGTAGACACTTGTAGAAAATCAACTCGATTACAAAATACAAGTACTATATTTCAAGTTGAATTTGAAGCAACACCTCAAGATCATAATGCAAATGAAGAATTAGAGATGATTACCAAGAAGAATAGAGGCAGAACTATTCTAGCTAATCTTACTAGAATGAATGGTGAATTGATAAAAATTAATTGGAACATGAATGGCCAACCAATTGGTGATAATTCAATACAATTTGCATCTTTTGTTGGTACTCTTGTGAGAGAGATTGTTCCTTACACTCTTTCCGATTGGAGGAAAATGACACCAATCATGAGAGATGTTTCTTTGGGAATCTATTCAG GGATGGAAGTATGTCACGGTGGTTGGGCTGAATTGATACCAGAAGCTTACCAGATAAACTTCACTCAGTGCCACTCCTTTGCAAGTCATGGAGCAAAGTTATTTTTGGGTCTGATTGCTGGCATGACATAG
- the LOC133823038 gene encoding pentatricopeptide repeat-containing protein At2g02980, chloroplastic, whose protein sequence is MAAPVVHISLFSHPKTNIHVAPLSLIPKCTSLRELKQIHAFSIKIHLQNDISVLIRLINFCTVNPTFASMDYAHHLFDQIPQPDIVVFNMLARGYARSKTPLGAIPLFAQILSADILPDDYTFPALLKACACSKALEEGKQLHCLAIKHGLSLNVYVFPTLINMYTACNDIHAARRVFDNVEDPCIIMYNAIITGYTRNSLPNEALALFRQLQVSNVKPTDVTMLSVLSSCALLGALDLGRWAHEYVKKNGFDIYVKVNTAVIDMYAKCGSLEDSESVFENMPVKDTQAWSAMIMAYAIHGRGSKAVSMFEKMKRERVKPDEITFLGLLYACSHSGLVEEGYKYFYTMSDKYGIIPGIKHYGCMVDLLSRSGQLEEAYKFIDKLPITPTPLLWRTLLSACSSHGNVELGKLVIKRIFELDDSHGGDYVILSNLYAKTGRWEDVDLLRKMMNDKGVAKIPGCSSIEVKNVVHEFFSGDGERYVSTELHSALDELVEELKVIGYIPNTSLVSHDMEEEDKEITLRYHSEKLAIAYGLLNTPAGTTIRVVKNLRVCGDCHLAAKYISLFSRRQIILRDVQRFHHFKDGKCSCGDFW, encoded by the coding sequence ATGGCAGCCCCAGTGGTTCATATAAGTCTTTTCTCACATCCTAAAACCAATATCCACGTTGCTCCTCTCTCTCTTATACCGAAGTGCACCTCCCTAAGAGAGCTCAAGCAAATTCATGCCTTTTCCATCAAAATCCATCTCCAAAACGACATATCTGTCCTTATTAGACTCATCAACTTCTGTACTGTAAATCCCACATTCGCTTCCATGGACTATGCTCATCACCTGTTCGACCAAATTCCTCAACCGGACATTGTTGTTTTCAACATGTTGGCCCGCGGCTATGCACGATCTAAAACCCCCCTTGGAGCCATTCCACTCTTTGCTCAAATTTTATCTGCGGATATCCTTCCTGATGACTATACCTTCCCTGCCCTACTCAAGGCGTGTGCCTGCTCAAAAGCCTTGGAAGAAGGTAAGCAGTTACATTGTCTTGCTATCAAACATGGCCTTAGTCTTAATGTTTACGTTTTTCCTACGCTAATAAACATGTATACTGCCTGCAACGACATCCATGCGGCTCGCAGAGTTTTTGACAATGTCGAGGATCCTTGTATAATCATGTATAATGCTATTATCACTGGTTATACTCGAAATAGTTTACCGAATGAGGCGCTCGCATTGTTTCGTCAGTTGCAAGTGAGCAATGTTAAGCCCACTGATGTTACTATGCTGAGTGTGCTTTCTTCCTGTGCTTTGTTGGGAGCACTTGATTTGGGGAGGTGGGCACACGAGTATGTTAAGAAGAATGGCTTTGATATCTATGTGAAGGTGAACACTGCAGTTATAGATATGTACGCAAAGTGTGGAAGCTTAGAAGATTCAGAGTCTGTCTTTGAGAACATGCCAGTGAAAGATACGCAGGCTTGGTCGGCAATGATTATGGCCTATGCTATTCATGGACGTGGTTCCAAAGCTGTATCAATGTTTGAAAAAATGAAGAGGGAACGAGTCAAACCTGATGAGATTACATTTCTGGGTCTGTTATATGCTTGCAGTCACTCTGGATTGGTAGAAGAAGGTTACAAATATTTCTATACTATGAGTGACAAGTACGGTATTATTCCTGGTATCAAGCATTACGGGTGTATGGTGGACTTGCTAAGTCGATCTGGACAGTTAGAAGAGGCTTATAAGTTCATTGATAAATTGCCAATTACGCCGACACCTTTACTCTGGCGAACCTTGTTATCTGCTTGCAGCAGCCATGGAAATGTAGAACTTGGGAAGCTGGTAATAAAGAGAATTTTTGAACTAGATGACTCTCACGGAGGAGACTATGTCATCCTCTCAAATTTATATGCAAAAACAGGAAGATGGGAGGATGTGGATTTGTTGAGGAAAATGATGAATGATAAAGGAGTGGCCAAGATTCCAGGGTGTAGCTCCATTGAAGTGAAAAATGTAGTCCATGAATTCTTCTCTGGGGATGGCGAACGATATGTTTCAACTGAATTGCACAGTGCCCTCGATGAGTTGGTGGAAGAATTGAAGGTCATCGGTTATATACCCAACACGTCCCTAGTTTCCCACGACATGGAAGAGGAAGACAAAGAGATTACTCTGAGATATCATAGTGAGAAGCTGGCCATAGCCTATGGTCTTCTGAACACTCCTGCTGGGACAACAATCCGTGTGGTTAAGAATCTTAGAGTATGTGGGGATTGTCATTTGGCTGCGAAATACATATCGTTGTTTTCTCGAAGACAAATAATTTTGAGAGATGTTCAGCGATTTCATCATTTTAAAGATGGAAAATGCTCTTGTGGAGATTTTTG